A window of Streptomyces sp. SAI-127 contains these coding sequences:
- a CDS encoding DUF1330 domain-containing protein produces the protein MTAYAIAHLREAAPHPEIAEYIERIPATFEPYGGRFLVHGTGHEVKEGGWPGHVVVIGFPGIAEARAWWDSAAYQEIAPLRSRHIEGDIILVEGVPDGYDPAATAKAMRDALAS, from the coding sequence ATGACCGCCTACGCCATAGCCCACCTGCGGGAAGCCGCGCCGCATCCGGAGATCGCCGAGTACATCGAGCGCATCCCCGCCACCTTCGAGCCGTACGGCGGACGCTTCCTCGTGCACGGCACGGGGCACGAGGTGAAGGAGGGCGGCTGGCCGGGGCATGTCGTGGTGATCGGCTTCCCGGGGATCGCCGAGGCGCGGGCCTGGTGGGACTCCGCCGCGTACCAGGAGATCGCACCGCTGCGTTCGCGGCACATCGAGGGCGACATCATCCTCGTCGAGGGCGTTCCCGACGGTTACGACCCCGCGGCCACGGCGAAGGCGATGCGGGACGCGCTCGCTTCCTGA